The Arachis duranensis cultivar V14167 chromosome 2, aradu.V14167.gnm2.J7QH, whole genome shotgun sequence genome has a window encoding:
- the LOC107475857 gene encoding transcription factor GTE11-like: MFCVPKPSTFVPPKKSSDVTNKRVPKKRVFSELSSHVDRFNNNNNNGNSVVLDSRANKRAKVEKSEENSRMKKGTTTDAVKEHEDKKKRGSSSMDGFKKMQCSETLKRLLLHPDGVYFKKGKALMDLERVQRKLWNNLYNKTDQFASDIRTVFRNVMSQYPSEHQVHQTAAKLSDIFETKWKNLERRWLPEKENKLEKEEPKPLKSNAGEKRKKLSHSDFSTAIAKARVYLQRKKQREMMQKMERTISFDDAFKSFQDLENLCGHSLTHYWTKKNPLLKNLTGLEEGEVF, encoded by the coding sequence ATGTTTTGTGTTCCAAAGCCTTCAACTTTTGTTCCTCCCAAGAAATCTTCAGATGTTACCAACAAAAGGGTACccaaaaaaagagttttttccGAATTATCCAGCCATGTTGATcgattcaacaacaacaacaacaacggtAACAGCGTTGTTCTTGATTCTCGTGCCAACAAGAGAGCAAAGGTGGAAAAGAGTGAAGAAAATTCAAGGATGAAGAAGGGTACTACTACTGATGCCGTAAAGGAACATGAAGACAAGAAGAAACGAGGTTCTTCGAGTATGGATGGATTCAAGAAGATGCAGTGTTCAGAAACGCTGAAAAGGTTATTGCTTCATCCAGACGGAGTGTATTTCAAGAAAGGAAAGGCTTTGATGGATTTGGAGAGGGTTCAGCGGAAGCTGTGGAACAATTTGTACAACAAAACTGATCAATTTGCTTCTGATATCAGAACGGTGTTTCGCAATGTCATGTCTCAGTACCCCTCGGAGCATCAAGTTCATCAAACCGCCGCGAAGTTAAGCGATATTTTCGAGACAAAGTGGAAGAATTTGGAGAGAAGATGGCTACCTGAGAAGGAAAACAAGTTAGAGAAAGAAGAGCCAAAGCCTTTGAAGTCGAATGcaggggagaaaagaaaaaaactttcTCATTCAGATTTCTCAACTGCTATTGCCAAAGCTAGAGTTTACTTGCAAAGGAAGAAACAGAGGGAGATGATGCAGAAAATGGAGAGAACAATTTCCTTTGATGATGCTTTCAAGTCCTTTCAGGATTTGGAAAACTTGTGTGGCCATTCCCTGACACATTATTGGACAAAGAAAAATCCATTGTTGAAGAACCTCACAGGTTTGGAAGAAGGAGAAGTTTTTTGA
- the LOC107475856 gene encoding transcription factor GTE11-like has protein sequence MKKGTTTDAVKEREEKKKRSSSGMDEFKNTQCSVTLKRLLVHPDGVYFKKGKALMDLERVQRKLWNNLYNKTDRFASDIRTVFRNVMSQYPSEHQVHQTAAKLSDIFETKWKNLERRWLPEKEKKLEKEEPKPLKSNAGEKRKQLSHSDFSTAIAKARVYLQRKKQRKMMQKMERTISFDDAFKSFQDLEKLCGHSLTHYWTKKNPLLKNLTGLVLKEEDFEDNNFLSEDLEEGEVF, from the coding sequence ATGAAGAAGGGTACTACTACTGATGCAGTAAAGGAAcgtgaagagaagaagaaacgaAGTTCTTCGGGTATGGATGAATTCAAGAATACGCAATGTTCAGTAACGCTGAAAAGGTTATTGGTTCATCCAGACGGAGTGTATTTCAAGAAAGGAAAGGCTTTGATGGATTTGGAGAGGGTTCAGCGGAAGCTGTGGAACAATTTGTACAACAAAACTGATCGATTTGCTTCTGATATCAGAACGGTGTTTCGCAATGTCATGTCTCAGTACCCCTCGGAGCATCAAGTTCATCAAACCGCCGCGAAGTTAAGCGATATTTTCGAGACAAAGTGGAAGAATTTGGAGAGAAGATGGCTACCTGAGAAGGAAAAAAAGTTAGAGAAAGAAGAGCCAAAGCCTTTGAAGTCGAATGCaggggagaaaagaaaacaactTTCTCATTCAGATTTCTCAACTGCTATTGCCAAAGCTAGAGTTTACTTGCAAAGGAAGAAACAGAGGAAGATGATGCAGAAAATGGAGAGAACAATTTCCTTTGATGATGCTTTCAAGTCCTTTCAGGATTTGGAAAAATTGTGTGGCCATTCCCTGACACATTATTGGACAAAGAAAAATCCATTGTTGAAGAACCTCACAGGTTTGGTTCTTAAGGAAGAAGATTTTGAAGACAACAACTTTCTTAGTGAGGATTTGGAAGAAGGAGAAGTTTTTTGA